One window from the genome of Pedobacter schmidteae encodes:
- the rlmD gene encoding 23S rRNA (uracil(1939)-C(5))-methyltransferase RlmD gives MGRNRKAGVVTIIPDLSIIDIAEEGKGVGKADELVVFVEKAVPGDVADVRIIKKKKNFAEAVIENLQKKSELRIDPFCSHFGTCGGCKWQHMQYDAQLKFKHKNVEAALQRLAKIDTTAMEPILGSANNKYYRNKLEYTFSNKRWLNKQDMAERAEDLDAAAPNPDLEMNALGFHVPLRFDKILDIQHCYLQAEPSNSIRNEVREYALKAGLTFYDLRNHEGNLRNLIIRTSSTGEVMVVVVFAYVEQEQIDALMAHLKDGFPVITSLLYIVNQKKNDTIFDQEVVTYAGRDHIFEEMEGLKFKIGAKSFYQTNSDQAHELYKITKEFAGFTGDELVYDLYTGAGTIANFVARSVKQVVGIEYVPTAIEDAKFNSRLNGIENTIFYAGDMKDILTSTFIIEHGKPDVVITDPPRAGMHGDVVERLLEMEAEKIVYVSCNAATQARDLALLKEKYEVLRIKPVDMFPHTQHVENVVLLKLINGVQS, from the coding sequence ATGGGTAGAAATAGAAAAGCCGGAGTGGTGACCATCATTCCTGATTTAAGTATTATAGATATTGCCGAAGAGGGTAAGGGTGTAGGTAAGGCTGATGAGCTGGTAGTTTTTGTAGAAAAAGCAGTGCCAGGTGATGTAGCGGATGTCCGGATTATAAAAAAGAAGAAAAATTTTGCAGAAGCGGTAATTGAAAATCTTCAGAAAAAATCTGAGTTGAGGATTGATCCGTTTTGTTCGCATTTTGGTACTTGCGGTGGTTGCAAATGGCAACATATGCAGTACGATGCGCAATTAAAATTTAAACATAAAAATGTGGAGGCTGCATTGCAGCGCCTGGCGAAGATAGATACTACAGCTATGGAACCCATTCTGGGCTCGGCAAATAATAAATATTACAGGAATAAGCTGGAATATACCTTTTCAAATAAGCGTTGGTTGAATAAACAGGATATGGCCGAAAGGGCTGAGGATCTGGATGCAGCTGCACCAAATCCGGATCTGGAAATGAATGCGCTGGGATTTCACGTGCCATTGCGCTTCGATAAAATATTAGATATTCAGCATTGCTATTTACAGGCTGAACCATCCAACAGTATTAGAAATGAAGTTCGTGAATATGCCTTGAAAGCTGGCCTGACATTTTACGATTTACGTAACCACGAAGGAAATCTGCGCAACCTGATTATCCGCACCTCCTCGACGGGCGAAGTAATGGTTGTAGTTGTTTTTGCCTATGTGGAACAGGAGCAGATTGATGCATTGATGGCGCATTTAAAAGATGGCTTTCCTGTGATCACCTCCTTGTTATATATTGTGAACCAGAAAAAAAATGATACCATTTTTGATCAGGAGGTGGTGACTTATGCAGGTCGTGACCATATTTTTGAAGAGATGGAGGGACTGAAGTTCAAAATTGGTGCAAAGTCTTTTTATCAAACCAATTCTGATCAGGCCCACGAACTGTATAAGATTACTAAAGAATTTGCAGGTTTTACAGGTGATGAATTGGTATATGACCTTTATACAGGTGCCGGTACCATTGCCAATTTTGTGGCGCGTAGTGTAAAACAGGTGGTAGGTATAGAATATGTGCCTACTGCAATCGAAGATGCCAAATTTAATTCCCGCTTAAATGGGATTGAGAATACTATTTTTTATGCCGGCGACATGAAGGATATTCTGACAAGCACGTTTATCATTGAACATGGAAAGCCAGATGTGGTGATTACAGATCCGCCCAGAGCAGGAATGCATGGAGATGTGGTAGAAAGGCTTTTAGAGATGGAGGCCGAAAAAATTGTATATGTAAGTTGTAATGCTGCAACTCAGGCACGTGATTTGGCGCTGCTGAAAGAGAAATATGAAGTACTGCGCATTAAGCCTGTGGATATGTTTCCGCATACGCAGCATGTAGAAAACGTGGTGCTGTTGAAATTAATTAATGGAGTTCAATCATAA
- a CDS encoding phosphoribosyltransferase family protein, whose protein sequence is MAGSQLLILDKKQIQQKINRIAYQILEDNLAEKEIVLAGIWDRGYKLALRLKKVLAKISDLKITMLKIELDRQNTRLVANTDLEEVHWRNKVIILVDDVLNSGKTLAYGLGVFLNTPHKKIRTVVLVDRSHKIFPIATDYVGLQMATVLKEHVDVIMDVDGEEDRVYLS, encoded by the coding sequence ATGGCAGGATCTCAGTTACTCATTCTTGATAAAAAGCAGATACAACAGAAAATAAACCGTATAGCCTATCAGATACTGGAAGATAACCTTGCGGAAAAGGAAATTGTGCTGGCCGGAATATGGGACAGAGGATATAAGTTGGCATTGCGGTTGAAAAAAGTGCTTGCCAAAATTTCTGACCTGAAGATTACCATGCTAAAAATTGAATTGGATAGGCAAAATACCAGGCTTGTAGCCAATACTGATTTGGAGGAGGTACACTGGAGAAATAAAGTGATTATCCTGGTGGATGATGTCCTGAACAGCGGTAAAACGCTGGCTTATGGCCTCGGTGTGTTTTTAAATACACCACACAAAAAAATCAGAACCGTAGTGCTGGTAGACCGGAGTCACAAAATATTCCCCATTGCTACTGATTATGTAGGATTGCAAATGGCTACGGTACTAAAAGAGCACGTAGATGTGATTATGGATGTCGATGGAGAGGAAGACCGGGTTTATTTAAGCTAG
- a CDS encoding 1-acyl-sn-glycerol-3-phosphate acyltransferase → MHFRGMHLSRKNLAVFNIFSWYIRHAIKKNFSGHQFNKIEVNKQEAVLLLTNHFSWWDGFLMFQLNRLLFKKEFHVLVTDEDYKAHWFLKYLGAFAATHKGKDVVETLLYAGQLLDDPDNLVLLFPQGKLYPAYAANIAFEKGVMQVVNESKKKFQIVFAANLFDHTTRKPAVYTDLKIWEAEEYMSLQLLKREYNKHYDQAVKNLSKMRYD, encoded by the coding sequence TTGCATTTTAGAGGGATGCACCTGTCCCGTAAAAACCTTGCTGTTTTTAATATCTTTTCCTGGTATATCAGGCACGCCATAAAAAAAAACTTTTCGGGGCATCAATTTAACAAAATTGAGGTCAATAAGCAGGAGGCAGTATTATTGCTGACCAATCATTTTAGCTGGTGGGATGGATTTTTGATGTTTCAGTTAAATCGCCTGTTATTTAAAAAGGAGTTTCATGTATTGGTAACCGATGAAGACTATAAAGCACATTGGTTCCTGAAGTATCTGGGAGCTTTTGCAGCGACCCATAAAGGAAAGGACGTGGTAGAAACGCTGCTATATGCGGGACAGCTATTAGATGATCCTGACAATCTGGTGCTGCTGTTCCCTCAAGGTAAGTTGTATCCGGCTTATGCGGCTAACATTGCATTTGAGAAGGGGGTAATGCAGGTGGTGAATGAGTCAAAAAAGAAATTTCAAATCGTTTTCGCAGCAAACCTATTCGATCATACTACAAGAAAACCTGCTGTATATACAGACCTTAAAATTTGGGAGGCCGAAGAGTACATGAGTCTGCAATTGCTAAAAAGAGAGTACAATAAACATTATGATCAGGCCGTAAAAAATTTAAGTAAAATGCGTTATGATTGA
- a CDS encoding glycosyltransferase family 2 protein encodes MIEFVYAVLVFLVLRFCVTLFNFLSNPKLGYYGKHFAAKVSVIIMAPNTPADLKKLLASIDTQEYSHLEIIVQRHESVTELMKKATGEYFLFLSSATTLHHGLINNLIYRTKVFNLAVLSLVPTYRLTGFLSKCVYPLSDFLLLNLLPLRLIRLSSLPAFAAGSNDCLFFDAAMARQFNWLKNIGTKLPAATEVVKMVKQQQSNAEVLIGNKMICIDVELKNLDSFSERLMMNFSNSGLVALIYLVLVLIGPVVVLFSFNPALLILPVGLIFLSRMMIAFLTAQNPIMSALLHPLQMLCMFVLLLRTVGRRILRSFKLKK; translated from the coding sequence ATGATTGAGTTTGTTTACGCTGTACTGGTATTTCTTGTTTTGCGCTTTTGCGTTACGTTATTTAATTTTTTATCTAACCCAAAGTTGGGCTATTACGGTAAACATTTTGCTGCGAAAGTATCGGTTATAATAATGGCACCCAATACGCCTGCCGATCTTAAAAAGCTGCTTGCCTCTATCGATACACAAGAATATAGCCATCTTGAAATTATTGTTCAGCGACATGAAAGTGTTACCGAACTAATGAAAAAAGCCACAGGGGAGTACTTTTTATTCCTTTCATCTGCAACTACTTTACATCATGGCTTAATCAATAATCTGATATACCGGACTAAAGTTTTTAATCTGGCTGTTTTAAGTTTAGTACCCACCTATAGGCTAACGGGCTTTTTGAGCAAATGTGTTTACCCCCTGAGTGATTTCTTGCTGCTCAATCTCCTTCCCTTAAGACTGATCAGGTTAAGTTCGCTGCCTGCCTTTGCTGCGGGGAGTAACGATTGTCTTTTTTTTGACGCTGCTATGGCCAGACAATTTAATTGGCTTAAAAATATCGGGACTAAACTGCCGGCTGCAACCGAAGTTGTAAAAATGGTTAAACAACAGCAGTCAAATGCCGAGGTTCTCATCGGAAATAAAATGATATGCATTGATGTAGAGCTGAAAAACCTGGACAGTTTTTCGGAACGCCTGATGATGAATTTTTCAAATAGTGGTCTGGTAGCCCTGATTTATCTGGTGCTGGTCCTGATAGGGCCTGTAGTGGTATTATTTAGCTTTAATCCTGCGCTTTTAATTCTTCCAGTAGGATTGATCTTCCTATCGAGGATGATGATAGCATTTCTGACGGCTCAAAATCCAATCATGAGTGCATTACTACATCCATTGCAGATGTTATGTATGTTCGTTTTGCTGCTTCGCACAGTTGGCCGCCGCATACTAAGGTCATTTAAACTTAAGAAATAG